A window from Pseudomonas campi encodes these proteins:
- a CDS encoding Smr/MutS family protein, which translates to MQDDDLSLFQSAVRGVKPISHDRADTGKAKADRQRLNILRQAATLKTDSVTVDGLSDLFVIDVGAEDELYWARDGVQDSQLRKLKAGQVPFEGSLDLHGMSVEKAREILWDFFAEAAKMEVRCVRVTHGKAARKDGKRPLIKSHVNTWLRQHQQVLGFTSCLPKHGGAGAVYVLLKRTMMDGRDE; encoded by the coding sequence ATGCAAGACGACGACTTATCTCTATTCCAATCCGCCGTGCGGGGCGTCAAACCGATCAGCCATGACCGCGCCGATACCGGCAAAGCCAAGGCTGACCGCCAACGCCTGAACATCTTGCGCCAGGCCGCCACGCTGAAGACCGACAGCGTCACGGTCGATGGCCTGTCCGACCTGTTCGTCATCGACGTCGGCGCCGAGGACGAGCTGTACTGGGCCCGTGACGGTGTGCAGGACAGCCAGCTGCGCAAGCTCAAGGCCGGCCAGGTGCCTTTCGAAGGCAGCCTCGACCTGCATGGCATGAGCGTGGAAAAAGCCCGCGAAATCCTCTGGGACTTCTTTGCCGAAGCGGCCAAGATGGAAGTGCGCTGCGTGCGCGTGACCCACGGCAAGGCCGCGCGCAAAGATGGCAAGCGCCCGCTGATCAAGAGCCACGTCAACACCTGGCTGCGTCAGCACCAGCAGGTGCTCGGTTTCACCTCTTGCCTGCCCAAACATGGTGGCGCCGGTGCAGTCTATGTGCTGCTCAAGCGCACCATGATGGATGGCCGCGACGAGTAG
- a CDS encoding 1,2-dihydroxy-3-keto-5-methylthiopentene dioxygenase → MSSLTVYHQSSPDVPNKMLTHLEDIASTLGAVGVRFERWQAAAKIQPGASQDEVIAAYRPQIDQLMREQGYVTVDVVSLNKDHPQKDELRAKFLDEHQHGEDEVRFFVAGRGLFSLHIDDYVYAVLCEKNDLISVPAGTRHWFDMGEFPHFVAIRLFNNPEGWVANFTGDEIASRFPRLED, encoded by the coding sequence ATGAGCAGCCTTACCGTCTACCACCAGTCCAGCCCGGACGTGCCGAACAAGATGCTGACCCACCTGGAAGACATCGCCAGCACCCTGGGCGCAGTCGGCGTGCGCTTCGAGCGCTGGCAGGCCGCCGCGAAGATCCAGCCGGGCGCCAGCCAGGACGAGGTGATTGCCGCCTATCGCCCGCAGATCGACCAACTGATGCGCGAGCAGGGCTATGTCACCGTCGACGTGGTCAGCCTGAACAAGGATCACCCGCAGAAGGACGAACTGCGCGCCAAGTTCCTCGACGAGCATCAGCATGGCGAGGACGAGGTGCGCTTCTTCGTCGCCGGGCGTGGTCTGTTCAGCCTGCATATCGATGACTACGTCTACGCCGTGCTGTGCGAGAAGAATGACCTGATCTCGGTGCCGGCCGGCACGCGCCACTGGTTCGACATGGGCGAGTTCCCGCACTTCGTGGCGATTCGCCTGTTCAACAATCCCGAGGGCTGGGTGGCCAACTTCACCGGCGACGAGATCGCCAGCCGCTTCCCGCGTTTGGAAGACTGA
- a CDS encoding glutaredoxin family protein translates to MLIKALRIGLGQIIIFIDFITRPRKLKRSAEAQAQVEREAAGLALYQFHACPFCVKTRRNLHRLNVPVALRDAKNDATHRQELLEQGGKIQVPCLRIEEQGGSRWLYESKAISAYLNERFAAQ, encoded by the coding sequence ATGCTTATCAAGGCACTGCGGATCGGCCTCGGCCAGATCATCATCTTCATCGATTTCATCACCCGTCCGCGCAAACTCAAGCGCAGCGCAGAAGCCCAGGCCCAGGTCGAACGCGAAGCCGCCGGCCTGGCGCTGTATCAGTTCCATGCCTGCCCGTTCTGCGTGAAGACTCGGCGCAACCTGCACCGCCTGAACGTGCCGGTAGCGCTGCGTGATGCGAAGAACGACGCCACTCACCGCCAAGAGCTGCTGGAGCAAGGCGGCAAGATCCAGGTGCCGTGTCTGCGTATCGAGGAACAGGGCGGGAGCCGCTGGCTGTATGAATCCAAGGCCATCAGCGCCTATCTGAACGAGCGTTTCGCCGCGCAGTAA
- a CDS encoding catalase family protein, which yields MLKRFWLWLGRLLGKLLLTLLLLGLLGWAIGALYYGWKFSGPVSTEEQIPADEAALTQGIIEDAISVVEQHRDNTRVLRDAHAKAHGCVKAEVSVLPTLDASLRQGVLSEPGKTWQAWMRLSNGNAYPQFDRARDARGMAIKLLDVPGDKLLSSPATAGNQDFVMFNHPVFFVRDVAEYKQNFAAQASGQKVLAFFPSWDPRSWEIRHLIIALKTLSPAPESPVATTYNSIAPFKLGPHNIKYRVIPDPASCPSYELPEQNADLPNFLRSALYQQLSLDRVPACFALQVQRQNPEHYMPIEDPSVEWSEAISPFETVATIKVPAQDFDSREQNLLCDNLSFNPWHALPEHRPIGGINRLRKAVYEAVSVYRHQRNAAPQAH from the coding sequence ATGCTCAAGCGTTTCTGGCTGTGGCTCGGCCGCCTGCTCGGCAAGCTGCTACTCACCCTGCTCCTGCTCGGCCTGCTGGGCTGGGCTATCGGTGCGCTGTATTACGGCTGGAAGTTTTCCGGCCCGGTGTCGACAGAGGAGCAGATCCCGGCCGATGAGGCCGCCCTCACCCAGGGCATCATCGAAGACGCCATCAGCGTGGTCGAGCAGCACCGCGACAACACCCGCGTGCTGCGCGACGCCCATGCCAAGGCCCACGGCTGCGTGAAAGCCGAAGTCAGCGTGCTGCCGACCCTGGATGCGAGCCTGCGCCAAGGTGTGCTCAGCGAGCCGGGCAAAACCTGGCAAGCCTGGATGCGTCTGTCCAACGGCAACGCCTACCCGCAGTTCGACCGCGCCCGCGATGCCCGCGGCATGGCCATCAAGCTGCTCGACGTGCCGGGTGACAAACTGCTCAGCAGCCCTGCCACCGCTGGCAACCAGGACTTCGTGATGTTCAACCATCCGGTGTTCTTCGTCCGCGATGTGGCCGAGTACAAACAGAACTTCGCCGCCCAGGCCAGCGGCCAGAAAGTCCTCGCCTTTTTCCCCAGCTGGGACCCGCGCAGCTGGGAAATCCGCCACCTGATCATCGCCCTGAAAACCCTCAGCCCAGCACCGGAAAGCCCGGTGGCCACCACCTACAACTCCATCGCGCCGTTCAAGCTCGGCCCACACAACATCAAGTATCGGGTCATCCCCGACCCGGCCAGCTGCCCGTCCTACGAACTACCGGAGCAGAACGCCGACCTGCCCAACTTCCTGCGCAGCGCCCTGTACCAGCAGCTGTCGCTGGATCGAGTGCCGGCCTGTTTCGCCCTGCAGGTGCAGCGGCAGAACCCCGAGCACTACATGCCGATCGAAGACCCCAGCGTGGAATGGAGCGAAGCCATCTCGCCCTTCGAGACCGTGGCAACCATCAAGGTGCCGGCCCAGGACTTCGATAGCCGCGAGCAGAACCTGCTCTGCGACAACCTATCGTTCAACCCCTGGCACGCCCTGCCCGAGCATCGGCCGATTGGCGGCATCAACCGCCTGCGCAAGGCCGTGTATGAAGCGGTCAGCGTGTACCGCCACCAGCGCAACGCCGCGCCACAGGCGCACTGA
- a CDS encoding di-heme-cytochrome C peroxidase has product MRILRRALYLVVLLALLAGAVVLYYIAKPNLPPFSPPSQVHYLGQWDEKARQTYYYTPQGTQVKGLRYDWFTALELPFSTDKFATPDYLARFGFLTDPQQQASALNPGNLPVGFARHQDVESGAQFLDITCSACHTGELRYQGQAIRIDGGAALHSLASTVPTLKGGSFGQALGMSMAFTYYNPIKFKRFAKTVLGDNYDQGKKQLRTDFKVVLDRLLGTAMNDWDRGLYPTEEGFGRTDAFGRIANSVFGDAIDASNYRVANAPVSYPQVWDIWKFDWVQWNGSAMQPMARNIGEALGVGATLHLFDENGGQLSEAERYPSSVRLRDLYTLEETLKQLKPPVWPEAVLGKVDVGLASQGRALFSENCAYCHAPDPKPRDERLAAARDPEWRMRIVPTRIIGTDPTTADNIADHRFDISKLGWKKEELAKLDVKLFGASLDEVDFASISSAKGLAYITAYVENRAYQDAGIQPRERWRMDGYGLAIGVQEKRGYKARPLNGIWATPPFLHNGSVPNLFQLLSPVVERDKQFWVGNFEYDPKRAGFLTGKFDGGFLFDTRITGNSNRGHEFRDGCRVDGVIGRALAPEERWALIEYLKVMGDPALEGQLKPVEAKAWTPGPSCQI; this is encoded by the coding sequence ATGCGAATCCTGCGCCGTGCCCTGTACCTGGTCGTGCTGCTCGCCCTGCTCGCTGGCGCCGTGGTGCTCTACTACATCGCCAAGCCCAATTTGCCGCCGTTCAGCCCGCCCAGCCAGGTGCATTACCTCGGCCAATGGGATGAGAAAGCGCGCCAGACCTACTACTACACACCGCAAGGCACCCAGGTCAAAGGCCTGCGCTATGACTGGTTCACCGCGCTGGAGCTGCCCTTCTCCACCGACAAGTTCGCCACCCCCGACTACCTGGCCCGCTTCGGTTTCCTCACCGATCCGCAGCAGCAGGCCAGTGCGCTCAACCCCGGCAACCTGCCGGTCGGCTTCGCCCGCCACCAGGACGTGGAAAGTGGCGCGCAGTTCCTCGATATCACCTGCTCCGCCTGCCACACCGGCGAATTGCGCTACCAGGGCCAGGCCATCCGCATTGATGGCGGCGCCGCCCTGCACTCGCTGGCCTCCACAGTCCCCACCCTCAAGGGCGGCAGCTTCGGTCAGGCGCTGGGCATGAGCATGGCGTTTACCTATTACAACCCGATCAAGTTCAAGCGCTTCGCCAAGACGGTGCTGGGCGACAACTACGACCAGGGCAAAAAACAGCTGCGCACGGACTTCAAGGTGGTCCTCGACCGTCTGCTCGGCACCGCGATGAACGACTGGGACCGCGGCCTCTACCCCACCGAGGAAGGCTTCGGCCGTACCGATGCCTTCGGCCGCATCGCCAACAGTGTGTTCGGTGATGCCATCGACGCCAGCAACTACCGGGTGGCCAACGCCCCGGTCAGCTACCCGCAGGTGTGGGATATCTGGAAGTTCGACTGGGTACAGTGGAACGGCTCGGCCATGCAGCCGATGGCGCGCAATATCGGCGAGGCCCTGGGCGTCGGGGCCACCCTGCACCTGTTCGACGAGAATGGCGGACAACTGAGCGAGGCCGAACGCTATCCCTCCAGCGTGCGCCTGCGTGACCTCTACACCCTGGAAGAAACCCTCAAGCAGCTGAAACCACCGGTTTGGCCGGAAGCAGTGCTGGGCAAGGTCGATGTCGGGCTGGCCAGCCAGGGTCGCGCCCTGTTCAGCGAGAACTGCGCCTACTGCCATGCGCCCGATCCCAAGCCGCGTGACGAGCGCCTGGCCGCCGCGCGCGATCCGGAATGGCGCATGCGCATCGTGCCGACACGGATCATCGGCACCGATCCGACCACCGCCGACAACATCGCCGACCACCGCTTCGATATCAGCAAGCTGGGCTGGAAGAAGGAAGAACTGGCCAAGCTGGACGTCAAACTGTTCGGCGCCAGCCTCGACGAGGTCGACTTCGCCAGCATCTCCAGCGCCAAGGGCCTGGCCTACATCACCGCCTATGTGGAAAACCGCGCTTACCAGGATGCCGGCATTCAGCCGCGTGAGCGCTGGCGCATGGACGGCTACGGCCTGGCCATCGGCGTGCAGGAGAAGCGCGGCTACAAGGCGCGCCCGTTAAACGGTATCTGGGCCACTCCGCCCTTCCTGCACAACGGCTCGGTACCCAACCTGTTTCAGCTGCTCTCGCCCGTGGTCGAACGTGACAAGCAATTCTGGGTCGGCAACTTCGAGTACGACCCCAAGCGCGCCGGTTTCCTCACCGGTAAGTTCGATGGCGGCTTCCTGTTTGACACCCGTATCACCGGCAACAGCAACCGCGGCCACGAATTCCGCGACGGCTGCCGGGTCGACGGGGTGATTGGCCGCGCGCTGGCCCCGGAGGAACGCTGGGCGCTGATCGAATACCTCAAGGTCATGGGTGATCCGGCGCTGGAAGGCCAGCTCAAGCCCGTCGAAGCAAAAGCCTGGACCCCTGGCCCCAGCTGCCAGATCTGA
- a CDS encoding methylthioribulose 1-phosphate dehydratase translates to MNREQLAEQIIEAGRFLYGRGWSPATSSNYSARLSAEQALLTVSGKHKGQLGPDDVLATDLDGNSLEPGKKPSAETLLHTQLYRWQPQIGAVLHTHSVNATVLSRLTLADSLLFADYELQKAFAGVSTHECQVEVPIFANDQDIARLASEVQLWLDEHPDCVGYLIRGHGLYTWGAQMSDALRQIEAFEFLFECELKVRALQR, encoded by the coding sequence ATGAACCGCGAACAACTCGCCGAGCAGATCATCGAGGCCGGGCGTTTTCTCTACGGCCGCGGCTGGTCGCCGGCCACCAGCAGCAACTATTCGGCGCGCCTGAGCGCTGAGCAGGCGCTGCTCACCGTCTCCGGCAAGCACAAGGGCCAGCTCGGCCCGGACGACGTGCTGGCCACCGACCTCGACGGCAACAGCCTGGAGCCGGGCAAGAAGCCTTCGGCCGAGACGCTGCTGCACACCCAGCTGTACCGCTGGCAGCCGCAGATCGGCGCGGTGCTGCATACCCATTCGGTCAACGCCACGGTGCTGTCGCGCCTGACCCTGGCCGATTCGCTGCTGTTCGCCGATTACGAACTGCAGAAGGCCTTCGCCGGCGTCAGCACCCACGAGTGTCAGGTCGAGGTGCCGATCTTCGCCAACGACCAGGACATCGCTCGCCTGGCGTCGGAGGTGCAGCTCTGGCTCGATGAGCACCCGGATTGCGTCGGCTACCTGATCCGCGGCCACGGCCTGTACACCTGGGGCGCGCAGATGAGCGACGCCCTGCGCCAGATCGAAGCCTTCGAATTCCTGTTTGAGTGCGAGCTGAAAGTTCGCGCCTTGCAGCGCTAA
- the mtnC gene encoding acireductone synthase — protein sequence MPIKAILTDIEGTTSSVSFVFDVLFPYAARHLPDFVLNHADEPLLIEQLDAVRAQSGEADADLIRVIEILLGWIAEDRKATPLKALQGMIWAEGYQAGQLKGHVYPDAVEALKRWKAEGYGLYVYSSGSIQAQQLIFGCSEAGDLTPLFSGYFDTTSGPKREADSYRRIVESIGLPAEEILFLSDIVEELDAAQQAGLQTIGLAREGGELRGHDTVASFAVIDLDRF from the coding sequence ATGCCGATCAAAGCCATCCTCACCGATATTGAAGGCACCACCAGTTCGGTGAGCTTCGTCTTCGACGTGCTGTTTCCCTATGCCGCGCGGCATCTGCCGGATTTCGTGCTGAACCACGCCGATGAGCCGCTGCTGATCGAGCAACTGGACGCGGTACGGGCGCAAAGCGGCGAGGCGGATGCCGACCTGATCCGCGTCATCGAGATTCTGCTTGGCTGGATCGCCGAAGACCGCAAGGCCACGCCGCTCAAGGCGCTGCAGGGGATGATCTGGGCCGAAGGCTACCAGGCCGGGCAGCTCAAGGGGCATGTCTACCCGGATGCGGTGGAGGCGCTCAAGCGCTGGAAGGCCGAGGGCTATGGGTTGTATGTCTACTCGTCCGGCTCGATTCAGGCGCAGCAGCTGATTTTCGGCTGTTCCGAGGCGGGCGACCTGACCCCGCTGTTCAGCGGCTATTTCGATACCACCAGCGGGCCCAAACGCGAGGCGGACTCCTACCGGCGTATCGTCGAGAGCATCGGCCTGCCAGCCGAGGAGATTCTGTTTCTCTCCGATATCGTCGAGGAACTGGATGCCGCCCAGCAGGCCGGCCTGCAGACCATTGGCCTAGCCCGCGAGGGGGGCGAGCTGCGCGGCCACGACACGGTGGCCAGCTTTGCGGTCATCGATCTCGACCGTTTCTAG
- the prmB gene encoding 50S ribosomal protein L3 N(5)-glutamine methyltransferase: protein MSQSRLRTVRDHIRWAVSRFHDEQLFFGHGTDNAWDEARQLVLGALHLPWEIADAYLDCRLEEDEQEHLLALLKRRIEERVPTAYLLGEAWFCGLPFIVDERVLVPRSPIAELIGQHFAPWLPAEPARILDLCTGSGCIGIACAFAFPEAEVVLADLSFEALEVANQNIERHELDERVYTVQGDGFAGLPGQRFDLIVSNPPYVDAEDFADMPAEYQHEPELGLACGDDGLDLVRRMLAEAADHLSEQGTLIIEVGNSQVHVEALYPEVDFTWLEFEQGGHGVFLLAAKQCREHQELFRSRLNG from the coding sequence GTGTCCCAATCCCGCCTGCGCACCGTGCGCGACCACATTCGCTGGGCTGTCAGCCGTTTTCATGACGAGCAGCTGTTCTTCGGCCATGGCACCGACAATGCCTGGGATGAGGCGCGCCAGCTGGTACTCGGCGCCTTGCACCTGCCATGGGAAATCGCCGATGCCTACCTCGACTGCCGCCTCGAAGAGGATGAGCAGGAGCACCTGCTGGCGCTGCTGAAACGGCGTATCGAAGAGCGCGTACCGACGGCTTACCTGCTGGGTGAAGCCTGGTTCTGTGGCCTGCCCTTTATCGTCGACGAGCGTGTGCTGGTGCCGCGCTCGCCGATTGCCGAGCTGATCGGCCAGCACTTCGCGCCCTGGCTGCCGGCCGAGCCGGCGCGCATCCTCGATCTGTGTACCGGCTCCGGTTGCATCGGCATCGCCTGCGCCTTTGCCTTCCCCGAGGCCGAAGTGGTGCTGGCCGACCTGTCCTTCGAGGCCCTCGAAGTGGCCAACCAGAACATCGAGCGACATGAACTGGACGAGCGCGTGTACACCGTGCAGGGCGATGGTTTCGCCGGGCTACCGGGCCAGCGTTTCGACCTGATCGTGTCCAACCCGCCCTATGTCGATGCCGAAGATTTCGCCGACATGCCGGCCGAGTACCAGCACGAACCTGAGCTGGGCCTGGCCTGCGGCGACGATGGCCTGGACCTGGTGCGACGCATGCTGGCCGAGGCCGCCGATCACCTGAGCGAGCAGGGCACCCTGATCATCGAGGTGGGCAACAGCCAGGTGCATGTCGAGGCGCTGTACCCGGAGGTTGACTTCACCTGGCTGGAGTTCGAACAGGGTGGCCACGGCGTGTTCCTGCTGGCGGCCAAGCAGTGCCGCGAGCATCAGGAGCTGTTCCGCTCGCGGCTGAACGGCTGA
- the folE gene encoding GTP cyclohydrolase I FolE has protein sequence MSLEQQYTAILGQLGEDVSREGLLDTPKRAAKAMQYLCKGYQQTLEEVTNGALFSSDNSEMVLVKNIELYSLCEHHLLPFIGKAHVAYIPSGKVLGLSKVARIVDMYARRLQIQENLSRQIAEAIQQVTGALGVAVVIEAQHMCMMMRGVEKQNSSMVTSVMLGEFRENAATRSEFLSLIG, from the coding sequence ATGTCCCTGGAACAGCAATACACCGCCATCCTCGGCCAGCTCGGCGAGGACGTGTCCCGCGAAGGACTGCTCGACACGCCAAAACGTGCCGCCAAAGCCATGCAGTACCTCTGCAAGGGCTACCAGCAGACCCTCGAAGAAGTCACCAACGGCGCCCTGTTCAGCTCCGACAACAGCGAAATGGTGCTGGTAAAGAACATCGAGCTGTACTCGCTGTGCGAGCACCATCTGCTGCCGTTCATCGGCAAGGCCCATGTGGCCTACATTCCCAGCGGCAAGGTACTGGGCCTGTCCAAGGTCGCGCGGATCGTCGACATGTACGCCCGCCGCCTGCAGATCCAGGAAAACCTCAGCCGGCAGATCGCCGAGGCGATCCAGCAGGTTACCGGCGCCCTCGGCGTGGCGGTGGTCATCGAAGCGCAGCACATGTGCATGATGATGCGCGGCGTGGAGAAGCAGAACTCGTCGATGGTCACCTCGGTGATGCTCGGCGAGTTTCGCGAAAACGCCGCCACCCGCAGCGAGTTCCTCAGCCTGATCGGCTGA
- the aroC gene encoding chorismate synthase, with protein sequence MSGNTYGKLFTVTTAGESHGPALVAIVDGCPPGIELSLEDMQRDLDRRKPGTSRHTTQRQEDDEVEILAGVFEGKTTGCAIGLLIRNTDQKSKDYSAIKDLFRPAHADYTYHHKYGIRDYRGGGRSSARETAMRVAAGAIAKKVLAAFGIRVRGYMSQLGPIEIPFKTWDSVEQNAFFSPDPDKVPELEAYMDQLRRDQDSVGAKITVVAEGVMPGLGEPIFDRLDAELAHALMSINAVKGVEIGAGFASVAQRGTEHRDELTPEGFLSNNAGGILGGISSGQPIVAHLALKPTSSITTPGRSIDVDGNPVEVITKGRHDPCVGIRATPIAEAMMAIVLLDHLLRHRAQNTGVKVNTPVLGQL encoded by the coding sequence ATGTCCGGCAATACCTACGGCAAGCTGTTCACCGTCACCACCGCAGGCGAAAGCCATGGTCCGGCGCTGGTCGCCATCGTCGACGGTTGCCCGCCGGGCATCGAGCTGTCCCTGGAAGACATGCAGCGCGACCTGGACCGACGCAAACCGGGCACCAGCCGCCACACCACCCAGCGCCAGGAAGACGACGAAGTCGAAATTCTCGCCGGCGTCTTCGAGGGCAAGACCACCGGTTGCGCCATCGGCCTGCTGATTCGCAACACCGACCAGAAGTCCAAGGACTACTCGGCGATCAAGGACCTGTTCCGCCCGGCCCACGCCGACTACACCTACCACCACAAGTACGGCATCCGCGACTACCGTGGCGGCGGCCGCAGCTCGGCGCGCGAGACCGCCATGCGCGTCGCCGCCGGCGCCATTGCCAAGAAGGTGCTGGCCGCTTTCGGTATCCGCGTGCGGGGCTACATGAGCCAGCTCGGCCCGATCGAGATCCCGTTCAAGACCTGGGACAGCGTCGAGCAGAATGCCTTCTTCAGCCCCGACCCGGACAAGGTGCCGGAGCTGGAGGCCTACATGGACCAGCTGCGCCGCGACCAGGACTCGGTCGGGGCAAAGATCACCGTGGTCGCCGAAGGCGTGATGCCAGGCCTCGGCGAGCCGATTTTCGACCGCCTGGACGCCGAACTGGCCCACGCGCTGATGAGCATCAACGCGGTCAAGGGCGTGGAAATCGGCGCCGGCTTCGCCTCGGTGGCCCAGCGCGGCACCGAGCACCGTGACGAGCTGACCCCGGAAGGTTTCCTGTCGAACAACGCTGGCGGCATCCTCGGCGGTATTTCCTCCGGCCAGCCGATCGTCGCCCACCTGGCGCTCAAGCCAACCTCCAGCATCACCACCCCGGGCCGCTCCATCGATGTCGACGGCAACCCGGTGGAAGTAATCACCAAGGGTCGCCATGACCCTTGCGTGGGCATCCGTGCCACGCCGATCGCCGAGGCGATGATGGCCATCGTCCTGCTCGACCACCTGCTGCGCCACCGCGCGCAGAATACCGGCGTGAAGGTCAATACACCGGTACTCGGCCAACTGTGA
- a CDS encoding cysteine hydrolase family protein, with protein sequence MSDPKTLFQLTGRGYAPATLGKATLLIIDAQEEYRSGVLQLPDVDAAVAEITTLLQAARRLGTPVVHVRHLGIPGGLLDPQGPRGHFLAGLEPEGGEAVIEKRLPNAFAGTDLHERLQQLGHLDLIVCGFMTHSSISTTVRAAKDYGYRCTLVDSACATRDLPYAGELIGARQLHRMEMAALADNYAIVVPQAHALI encoded by the coding sequence ATGTCCGATCCCAAAACCCTGTTCCAGTTGACTGGTCGTGGTTATGCACCCGCCACCCTGGGCAAGGCCACCCTGCTGATCATCGACGCGCAGGAAGAGTATCGCAGCGGTGTCTTGCAGCTGCCGGACGTGGACGCTGCCGTGGCGGAAATCACCACCCTGCTGCAGGCCGCCCGCCGCCTCGGCACCCCCGTCGTGCATGTGCGTCACCTCGGCATCCCCGGTGGCCTGCTCGACCCCCAAGGCCCGCGTGGTCACTTCCTCGCCGGCCTGGAGCCGGAAGGCGGCGAAGCGGTGATCGAGAAGCGCCTGCCCAATGCCTTCGCCGGCACCGACCTGCACGAGCGCCTGCAGCAACTCGGCCACCTCGACCTGATCGTCTGCGGCTTCATGACCCACTCCAGCATCAGCACCACTGTGCGTGCGGCCAAGGACTACGGCTACCGCTGCACCCTGGTAGACAGCGCCTGTGCCACCCGCGACCTGCCCTATGCCGGTGAACTGATCGGCGCCCGCCAGTTGCACCGCATGGAGATGGCGGCCCTGGCCGATAACTACGCGATTGTGGTGCCCCAGGCCCACGCGCTGATCTGA
- a CDS encoding MFS transporter — protein sequence MTTAALPYWRLSGFYLFYFALLGATAPFLALYFDFLGFSPARIGELVAIPMLMRCVAPNLWGWLGDRSGQRLRIVRFGAVCTLLSLSLIFVDQSYAWLALVMALHAFFWHAVLPQFEVITLAHLQEQTARYSQIRLWGSIGFILNVVGLGKLFEVYSLAIYPWTLLLIIAGIALSSFWVPNATPQANNSAGGEGGFLAQLRRPGVLAFYLCVGLMQMSHGPYYTFLSIHLESLGYSRGVIGLLWALGVVAEIVLFLFMTRILARFSLRQVLAASFALAALRWLLLGNLADHLAVLLFAQLMHAATFGSFHAAAIHFVQRSFGANQQGQGQALYAAMAGIGGALGALYSGYSWNSLGPAWTFAIASLVALAATLIIATRLREEQA from the coding sequence GTGACGACAGCCGCGCTGCCGTACTGGCGCCTGTCCGGCTTCTACCTGTTCTACTTCGCCCTGCTGGGTGCCACGGCACCCTTCCTGGCGTTGTATTTCGACTTCCTCGGCTTCAGCCCGGCGCGCATCGGTGAGCTGGTGGCCATCCCCATGTTGATGCGCTGCGTGGCACCCAACCTGTGGGGTTGGCTCGGTGATCGCAGTGGCCAGCGTCTGCGCATCGTGCGCTTCGGCGCGGTCTGCACGCTGCTCAGCCTGAGCCTGATCTTCGTCGACCAGAGCTATGCCTGGCTGGCTCTGGTGATGGCTCTGCACGCCTTCTTCTGGCACGCGGTGCTGCCGCAGTTCGAGGTCATCACCCTGGCTCACCTGCAGGAGCAGACGGCGCGCTATTCGCAGATCCGCCTGTGGGGCTCAATCGGCTTCATCCTCAACGTGGTTGGCCTGGGCAAGCTGTTCGAGGTCTACAGCCTGGCGATCTACCCCTGGACGCTGCTGCTGATCATCGCCGGTATCGCCCTGAGCAGCTTCTGGGTGCCTAACGCCACGCCGCAGGCAAACAACAGTGCGGGCGGCGAGGGCGGTTTCTTGGCCCAGCTGCGGCGGCCGGGTGTGCTGGCCTTCTACCTGTGCGTGGGGCTGATGCAGATGTCCCACGGGCCGTATTACACCTTCCTCAGTATCCATCTGGAGTCGCTTGGCTACAGCCGCGGGGTGATCGGGCTGCTGTGGGCCCTGGGCGTGGTGGCGGAGATCGTGCTGTTCCTGTTCATGACCCGCATCCTCGCGCGTTTCTCCTTGCGCCAGGTACTGGCGGCCAGTTTTGCCCTGGCGGCGCTGCGCTGGTTGCTGCTGGGCAACCTGGCCGATCACCTAGCCGTGCTGCTGTTCGCCCAGCTGATGCATGCCGCCACCTTCGGCAGCTTCCATGCTGCCGCGATCCACTTCGTCCAGCGCAGTTTCGGCGCCAACCAGCAGGGCCAGGGCCAGGCGTTGTATGCGGCCATGGCCGGTATTGGCGGGGCGCTGGGGGCGTTGTATTCCGGCTATAGCTGGAACAGCCTGGGGCCGGCCTGGACCTTTGCCATCGCCAGCTTGGTCGCGCTGGCCGCGACCCTTATCATTGCCACCCGATTGCGCGAGGAGCAGGCATGA